In the Brucella anthropi ATCC 49188 genome, one interval contains:
- the dusA gene encoding tRNA dihydrouridine(20/20a) synthase DusA, which yields MTEIKSKTRNYPDVRFAVAPMIDWSDRHCRYFHRLFSKQALLYTEMVVADAIIHGPRDRLLGFDTAEHPVALQLGGSDPVKLKEAAKIGADYGYDEINLNVGCPSDRVQSGTFGACLMQTPDVVARCVSAMKEAVSVPVTVKCRIGVDDQDVEVALDTLADLTLDAGADALWVHARKAWLKGLSPKENREIPPLDYDRVYRLKARLGDVFVGINGGINTLDEAEQHLQTVDAVMLGRAAYHNPEILAEVDARLYGGDQADTSIADIIDDMCAYTDRHIATGGRLSHVSRHMVGLFTGQPGARRWRQILSTDATKPGANSDVLRQAYAVVTEAAAEAA from the coding sequence ATGACTGAAATAAAATCAAAAACACGCAACTATCCGGATGTGCGCTTTGCTGTTGCGCCCATGATTGACTGGTCGGACAGACATTGCCGCTACTTTCACCGGCTCTTTTCGAAGCAGGCATTGCTCTATACTGAAATGGTCGTGGCGGATGCCATCATTCACGGCCCACGCGACCGGTTGCTGGGTTTCGACACTGCTGAACATCCTGTGGCGCTGCAGTTAGGCGGTTCCGATCCGGTGAAGCTGAAAGAAGCTGCGAAGATCGGCGCCGATTACGGCTATGATGAAATCAATCTCAATGTCGGTTGCCCGTCGGATCGCGTGCAGTCAGGTACATTCGGAGCCTGCCTCATGCAGACCCCGGATGTGGTGGCGCGTTGCGTCTCTGCAATGAAAGAGGCCGTTTCCGTGCCCGTTACCGTCAAATGCCGTATTGGCGTTGACGATCAGGATGTGGAAGTTGCACTCGATACTTTGGCCGATCTGACACTTGATGCTGGTGCTGATGCGCTTTGGGTCCATGCCCGCAAGGCCTGGCTGAAAGGACTGTCGCCGAAGGAAAACCGCGAGATTCCACCGCTCGACTATGATCGCGTCTATCGCCTCAAGGCGCGGCTTGGTGATGTTTTCGTCGGCATCAACGGGGGGATCAATACACTGGACGAAGCAGAGCAGCACTTGCAGACGGTCGATGCGGTGATGCTCGGTCGCGCCGCTTACCATAACCCCGAGATTTTGGCGGAGGTGGATGCGCGCCTTTATGGCGGCGATCAGGCAGATACCTCGATCGCTGATATCATCGATGACATGTGCGCTTACACTGATCGCCATATCGCGACAGGCGGCAGGCTTTCGCATGTGAGCCGCCATATGGTCGGGCTTTTTACCGGACAGCCGGGCGCGCGGCGCTGGCGGCAAATCCTTTCGACAGACGCCACCAAGCCGGGCGCAAACAGCGACGTGCTGCGTCAGGCCTATGCCGTCGTGACTGAAGCGGCAGCAGAAGCTGCTTAG
- a CDS encoding aldose epimerase family protein, whose amino-acid sequence MNSEIFGYAPDGQAVHRLTISNGPLTARIINWGAAIQDLRMEGHAAPLVIGYRDFADYPAHSPHLGAIAGRSANRIRNARFDLDGTTCEVEPNFQGRHNLHGGSKGLGNRVWKITGNGPDFVTLATVATDGEMGFPGNLNVSCTYMLTGDGTLIVRLEAVTDKPTVCNLLHHSYFNLDDGGEGDILDHQLKIDADAYMPVDDALIPDGRVLPVKGTPFDFREFRPIRFEENGSQVQYDSNFCLTAARGPLRPCASVKGARSGIRLDISTTEPGVQFYAGNTMANDCIGLMGKPYGKHAGFCLEPQIWPGSLEYPYFPQAILRPGEIYAQTSHFSFSREK is encoded by the coding sequence GTGAATTCGGAAATCTTTGGATATGCACCGGACGGGCAGGCGGTTCACCGGCTCACGATCTCCAATGGCCCGCTGACGGCCAGGATCATCAATTGGGGCGCAGCCATTCAGGATCTGCGCATGGAGGGCCATGCGGCTCCGCTGGTGATCGGCTATCGCGACTTTGCCGATTATCCGGCCCATTCACCGCATCTGGGTGCGATTGCGGGTCGTTCGGCCAATCGTATCCGCAATGCCCGGTTTGATCTGGACGGAACGACTTGCGAGGTAGAGCCGAATTTTCAGGGCCGCCACAACCTGCACGGCGGCAGCAAGGGGCTCGGCAATCGCGTCTGGAAGATAACCGGAAACGGTCCGGATTTCGTGACGCTTGCGACGGTGGCAACCGATGGCGAGATGGGGTTTCCCGGCAACCTGAATGTCAGCTGCACCTATATGCTCACCGGGGATGGGACGCTCATCGTGCGGCTGGAAGCGGTGACCGACAAGCCGACCGTCTGCAACCTGCTGCATCACAGCTACTTCAATCTCGATGATGGCGGCGAGGGCGATATCCTCGATCATCAGCTCAAGATCGACGCCGACGCCTATATGCCGGTCGATGATGCTCTCATTCCGGACGGACGCGTTCTGCCGGTCAAAGGAACGCCTTTCGATTTCCGGGAGTTCCGTCCGATTCGCTTTGAGGAGAATGGCAGTCAGGTCCAGTACGACAGCAATTTCTGCCTGACCGCAGCGCGGGGACCATTGCGCCCATGCGCGTCGGTCAAGGGCGCTCGTTCCGGTATTCGTCTCGATATCTCAACGACAGAACCGGGCGTTCAGTTCTATGCAGGCAACACCATGGCCAATGATTGCATCGGCCTGATGGGCAAGCCTTACGGAAAACACGCGGGTTTCTGTCTTGAGCCGCAGATATGGCCGGGATCGCTGGAATATCCGTATTTCCCGCAGGCAATATTGCGTCCGGGCGAGATTTACGCCCAGACCAGCCATTTCAGCTTTTCACGCGAAAAATAA
- a CDS encoding Lrp/AsnC family transcriptional regulator, producing MDRLDRKILRLLQEDATLAVADVAKKVGLSTTPCWRRIQKLEEDGVIKRRVAILDPIRVNARVTVFVSVRTSSHSHEWLKRFSEVVQEFPEVIEFYRMSGDVDYLLRVAVPDIGAYDAFYKRLISKIEIRDVSSSFAMEQIKYTTELPLDYMVLDKDNN from the coding sequence ATGGACAGGCTCGACAGGAAGATACTGCGCTTATTGCAGGAAGACGCGACACTTGCGGTGGCAGACGTTGCCAAGAAAGTTGGCCTTTCCACGACGCCATGCTGGCGCCGCATCCAGAAACTTGAAGAAGATGGCGTCATCAAGCGCCGTGTCGCCATTCTCGATCCGATCCGCGTCAATGCGCGGGTGACGGTGTTCGTATCGGTGCGCACAAGCTCCCACAGCCATGAATGGCTGAAGCGCTTTTCTGAAGTGGTTCAGGAATTCCCTGAAGTCATCGAATTCTACCGCATGAGCGGTGATGTGGATTATCTGCTTCGTGTAGCCGTGCCGGACATCGGCGCTTATGACGCTTTCTACAAGCGCCTCATCAGCAAGATCGAAATTCGCGACGTGTCTTCGTCCTTCGCCATGGAGCAGATCAAGTACACCACCGAATTGCCGCTCGACTACATGGTGCTCGACAAAGACAACAACTGA
- a CDS encoding DUF1045 domain-containing protein translates to MRYAIYFTPPSNDALLKVAANWLGRNAFSGEPVKMPAIRSLATAEIAQLTEEPRRYGFHATMKAPFRLDEEHTENDLLSALMHFASSASPVVIPRLKLHAIGPFFALVPEEPVAELNQLANDVVVAFDRFRAPLTEAEIAKRRPERLSETQRHNIERWGYPYVFEEFRFHMTLTGPVEEKDRARVERTLDEFFTPLLDDAVEVANLALFVEPEKGAPFEIHSLHPLTGGKVASARASRAVGRP, encoded by the coding sequence ATGCGTTATGCGATTTATTTCACGCCGCCATCCAATGATGCGCTTTTGAAGGTTGCCGCAAACTGGCTCGGGCGCAATGCGTTCAGCGGGGAGCCGGTCAAAATGCCTGCGATTCGCTCACTCGCGACCGCTGAAATCGCCCAGCTGACCGAAGAGCCGCGCCGTTATGGTTTTCATGCGACCATGAAAGCGCCGTTCCGTCTGGATGAAGAGCATACTGAAAATGACCTGCTTTCCGCATTGATGCATTTCGCATCGTCGGCGTCACCGGTCGTCATTCCCCGTTTGAAGCTGCATGCAATTGGCCCGTTCTTCGCGCTCGTGCCGGAAGAGCCGGTTGCTGAGCTGAACCAGCTCGCCAATGATGTTGTCGTTGCCTTCGACCGGTTTCGCGCACCGCTCACTGAGGCGGAAATTGCAAAGCGGCGGCCGGAGCGTCTCAGCGAGACACAGCGGCACAACATCGAACGCTGGGGCTATCCTTATGTGTTCGAGGAGTTCCGCTTTCACATGACCCTGACCGGCCCGGTTGAGGAGAAAGACCGCGCCCGCGTGGAGCGGACGCTGGACGAATTCTTTACGCCGCTGCTGGACGACGCCGTAGAGGTTGCGAATCTCGCTCTGTTCGTGGAACCTGAGAAAGGGGCTCCTTTCGAGATTCATTCGCTGCATCCTCTGACCGGTGGTAAGGTTGCGTCTGCTCGGGCCTCACGAGCGGTTGGGAGGCCGTAA
- a CDS encoding adenosylcobinamide-GDP ribazoletransferase, whose amino-acid sequence MQRNSLIGDTIRSLGFLSRLPLPQRWFEDGDDSLPRNARAFPLAGAVLGLLAGAVLFMAYKVNLPPLACAMLAIGALAAMTGALHEDGLGDTADGFFGASSPDRRLDIMKDSRIGTFAALTLIVFVGLKAALLMTIIDRAGAGYAALALVGCEAASRSGMLAFWHALPSARPGGLSDSVGQPQWETVVCGFGIGLAFLVFTLIPAGGFLSLINALVLATGLLFGFARLCIAKIGGQTGDTLGAAQQIGSVAVLAGLVMAL is encoded by the coding sequence TTGCAGCGAAATAGTCTCATTGGCGACACGATCCGGAGTCTGGGCTTTCTAAGCCGCCTGCCGCTTCCGCAGAGATGGTTCGAGGATGGCGATGATTCGTTGCCGCGCAATGCCCGTGCCTTTCCGCTCGCGGGAGCGGTTCTGGGCCTGCTGGCAGGCGCGGTGCTTTTCATGGCCTATAAAGTGAACCTGCCACCCCTTGCCTGCGCGATGCTCGCAATTGGCGCTCTGGCGGCGATGACCGGCGCGCTCCATGAAGACGGTCTGGGCGATACTGCTGACGGTTTCTTCGGTGCTTCTTCGCCTGATCGTCGGCTGGATATCATGAAAGATTCCCGCATCGGGACTTTCGCGGCGCTGACGCTGATTGTCTTCGTCGGTTTGAAAGCGGCTCTACTGATGACAATCATCGACCGCGCAGGCGCGGGATACGCAGCACTTGCGCTGGTCGGCTGCGAGGCGGCAAGCCGATCAGGCATGCTGGCATTCTGGCACGCCCTTCCTTCCGCGCGTCCCGGTGGACTGTCTGACAGTGTTGGCCAGCCACAATGGGAGACCGTAGTTTGCGGTTTCGGGATTGGGTTGGCCTTTCTTGTCTTCACGCTCATTCCAGCGGGCGGATTTCTCTCGCTCATCAATGCGCTTGTGCTGGCGACGGGTCTGCTTTTCGGCTTTGCCAGACTTTGCATCGCAAAAATCGGCGGGCAGACGGGTGACACGCTAGGCGCGGCGCAGCAGATCGGTTCGGTTGCCGTCCTCGCCGGGCTTGTCATGGCCCTTTGA
- a CDS encoding alpha-D-ribose 1-methylphosphonate 5-triphosphate diphosphatase encodes MGNETVLRNARIVLSDDVVLGSLKLVDGKIADISTGTSSVGDDMEGDFLTPGLVELHTDHLEGHYAPRPKVRWNPIAAVQAHDAQIAASGITTVFDALRIGFDDDAETGIDDMRKLSSAIAEGRDAGRLRADHFLHLRCEVSAPDCLPAFEQFGNQALVRLVSLMDHAPGQRQFTDIETYKTYFIRKLKFSEEEFRLYCERRIGQSQQYSAPTRKAIAELCHQRGVILASHDDATTEHVAEAQAQGIRVAEFPTTHTAAKASKDSGMSVLMGAPNVVRGGSHSGNVSARELVEAGHLDIISSDYIPASMMQSAFFLADVVENISLPQAIRLVSANPAKAVGLDDRGEIVAGKRADLVRVQIADHVPIIRTVWREGRRVI; translated from the coding sequence ATGGGAAATGAAACGGTTCTGCGCAACGCCCGTATCGTGCTCTCCGACGATGTCGTTCTCGGTTCGCTGAAGCTCGTCGACGGCAAGATCGCCGATATCTCTACCGGCACCTCCAGTGTCGGCGACGATATGGAAGGCGACTTCCTGACGCCGGGACTGGTGGAACTGCACACAGATCATCTCGAAGGACACTATGCTCCGCGCCCAAAGGTGCGCTGGAACCCTATTGCCGCCGTACAGGCGCATGATGCCCAGATTGCCGCCTCAGGGATTACCACCGTTTTCGACGCATTGCGCATTGGCTTTGATGACGACGCCGAAACGGGTATCGACGATATGCGCAAGCTATCGTCGGCAATTGCCGAAGGCCGCGATGCGGGCCGTTTGCGCGCCGACCATTTCCTGCATTTGCGTTGCGAGGTTTCCGCACCCGACTGCCTTCCTGCCTTCGAACAGTTTGGCAATCAGGCGCTGGTCAGGCTGGTGTCGCTGATGGATCACGCGCCGGGGCAGCGTCAGTTCACGGATATCGAAACCTACAAGACATATTTTATTCGCAAGCTGAAATTCTCGGAAGAAGAATTCCGGCTCTATTGCGAGCGGCGTATCGGGCAGTCCCAGCAATATTCCGCGCCGACACGCAAGGCGATTGCCGAATTGTGCCACCAGCGCGGGGTTATTCTGGCGAGCCACGATGACGCGACGACAGAGCATGTCGCGGAAGCACAGGCACAGGGAATACGCGTCGCGGAATTTCCCACGACACATACAGCTGCGAAAGCGTCAAAAGATTCCGGAATGTCGGTGCTTATGGGAGCGCCGAATGTCGTACGCGGCGGTTCGCATTCGGGAAATGTGTCTGCGCGCGAGCTGGTCGAAGCCGGGCATCTCGATATCATATCGTCGGATTATATCCCGGCCAGCATGATGCAGTCGGCTTTTTTTCTAGCTGATGTCGTCGAGAATATCTCGCTGCCGCAAGCCATTCGTCTGGTTTCCGCCAACCCCGCCAAAGCGGTAGGGCTGGATGATCGCGGCGAGATTGTTGCCGGCAAACGGGCTGATCTGGTTCGTGTGCAGATTGCCGATCACGTTCCGATCATCCGCACCGTCTGGCGAGAGGGACGGCGGGTTATTTAG
- a CDS encoding HAD family hydrolase yields the protein MTSFSPFGKSFDAFLFDMDGTILSSIEATERVWSEWAIRHGIDPVTFLPTIHGVRAVETVRRLALPGVDPIREAEILFQAEMADLDGIAPIDGAYDFLSSLPQDRWAIVTSAPLELATRRVAAAGLPMPKTIVSAEDVERGKPSPECFQLGAKRLGFDPHNCLVFEDAPAGIVAGETAGASVVVVTATHPHSPKTSHLSIESYRSLRLDILDDGRLVLEPTTPISVG from the coding sequence GTGACCTCCTTTTCCCCTTTCGGCAAATCATTCGATGCGTTTCTTTTCGACATGGACGGTACGATATTGAGTTCCATTGAAGCGACCGAACGTGTGTGGAGCGAATGGGCGATACGTCATGGCATTGATCCAGTCACATTCCTGCCGACGATCCATGGTGTCCGGGCAGTCGAAACCGTCCGCCGCCTTGCTCTGCCGGGCGTGGACCCGATCCGCGAGGCAGAGATATTGTTTCAGGCCGAGATGGCCGATCTGGACGGCATTGCACCTATCGACGGCGCGTATGACTTTCTCAGTTCATTGCCGCAAGACCGTTGGGCAATCGTGACCTCGGCGCCACTTGAACTTGCTACCCGCCGCGTCGCCGCGGCAGGACTGCCGATGCCAAAGACCATCGTTTCCGCCGAAGATGTAGAGCGTGGCAAGCCGAGCCCCGAATGTTTCCAGCTTGGCGCGAAACGACTTGGTTTCGATCCGCACAATTGCCTTGTGTTCGAGGATGCGCCAGCCGGTATCGTTGCCGGAGAAACTGCCGGTGCGAGCGTTGTCGTGGTCACCGCAACGCATCCGCACTCCCCAAAGACATCCCATCTGAGCATTGAAAGCTATCGCTCTCTGCGGCTCGATATTCTGGATGATGGCAGACTGGTGCTCGAACCGACCACGCCCATCTCGGTGGGTTAG
- the cobT gene encoding nicotinate-nucleotide--dimethylbenzimidazole phosphoribosyltransferase yields MSASGLPFDDFRELIRNLPGPDLGAERAVREREATLTKPAGSLGRMEDIVAWLAAWTGKRTPQINRPLVAVFAGNHGVTAKNITPFPPSVTAQMVENFAAGGAAINQICIANDLGLKVFDLALEHPTGDITEEPAMDERTCAATMAFGMEAIAGGTDLLCIGEMGIGNTTIAAAIALALFGGTAEDWVGPGTGSTGELLQRKLAAVRQAVALHQAHLQDPLEVLSRLGGREIAAMAGAILAARMEKIPVIVDGFVASAAAAVLYAANPEAIDHCLFGHVSAEPGHRKLLEKMGKQPLLDMGMRLGEGTGAALAASIVKAAALCHSGMATFEQAGISGSK; encoded by the coding sequence ATGAGCGCCAGCGGCCTACCTTTTGACGATTTCCGAGAATTGATCCGAAATCTACCGGGGCCTGATCTCGGAGCGGAAAGGGCCGTTCGCGAGCGTGAGGCTACACTAACCAAGCCCGCCGGTTCGCTCGGACGCATGGAAGACATCGTGGCATGGCTTGCCGCATGGACTGGCAAGCGCACACCGCAGATCAATCGCCCGCTGGTCGCGGTGTTTGCTGGCAATCACGGGGTTACGGCCAAGAACATCACGCCATTTCCGCCAAGTGTCACGGCACAGATGGTCGAGAATTTCGCCGCCGGTGGCGCAGCCATCAACCAGATCTGCATTGCCAACGATCTTGGGCTAAAGGTTTTCGATCTGGCGCTGGAGCATCCAACCGGTGACATTACCGAAGAACCGGCCATGGATGAGCGCACCTGCGCCGCGACTATGGCTTTCGGCATGGAAGCGATTGCCGGTGGAACCGATCTCCTATGCATCGGCGAAATGGGTATCGGTAATACCACGATTGCCGCAGCGATCGCGCTGGCGCTCTTCGGTGGTACGGCGGAAGACTGGGTAGGGCCGGGCACGGGCTCAACGGGTGAACTGCTGCAGCGCAAGCTCGCCGCCGTTCGTCAGGCCGTAGCCCTCCATCAGGCACACCTGCAGGACCCGCTGGAAGTGCTGAGCCGTCTCGGCGGTCGTGAAATCGCAGCCATGGCCGGTGCAATTCTGGCGGCGCGCATGGAGAAAATTCCGGTCATCGTCGACGGTTTTGTGGCAAGCGCTGCCGCAGCTGTTCTCTATGCCGCCAATCCGGAAGCCATCGACCATTGCCTGTTTGGCCATGTTTCTGCCGAGCCGGGCCATCGCAAGCTTCTGGAGAAGATGGGCAAGCAGCCGCTTCTTGATATGGGAATGCGCCTTGGTGAAGGAACCGGTGCGGCGCTCGCAGCCAGTATCGTCAAGGCGGCAGCGCTGTGCCACAGCGGCATGGCCACGTTCGAACAGGCTGGAATATCCGGTTCGAAATAA
- a CDS encoding thermonuclease family protein, whose translation MSKYRRPYRRPYRPARKSNSISFRSILLTILLFSFLAVLITYLPIQSAPKEALNGPVYVIDGDTVVLSKKHIRLKGIDAPEMQQQCVRAETPYDCGKEARNILRARIGKSSIRCEKEGRDQYNRDLARCYLGETDLNRWMVEQGWAVSYGDYQREERDARRNRRGIWAGQFEQPSLWRKDHRDLEIEQPSGREPLLAVIGDGFTYIREHIRTFIEMILPRN comes from the coding sequence ATGAGCAAATACCGTCGCCCTTACAGACGTCCCTATCGTCCGGCTCGCAAAAGCAACAGCATAAGCTTTCGCAGTATCTTATTGACTATATTACTATTTTCTTTTTTAGCCGTGCTTATCACCTATCTGCCAATCCAATCAGCGCCTAAAGAGGCATTGAACGGGCCGGTCTATGTGATTGATGGCGATACTGTCGTTCTCAGCAAGAAACATATACGTCTCAAGGGTATCGACGCACCGGAGATGCAACAGCAGTGTGTTCGGGCAGAAACCCCTTACGATTGCGGCAAGGAAGCCCGCAACATCTTGCGGGCCAGAATCGGGAAGTCCTCGATTCGGTGCGAGAAAGAGGGACGAGATCAGTATAATCGCGACCTGGCGCGCTGTTATCTTGGGGAAACCGACCTCAATCGCTGGATGGTTGAACAGGGCTGGGCCGTCTCCTACGGCGATTATCAGCGCGAGGAACGCGACGCCCGCCGCAACCGGCGCGGTATCTGGGCCGGTCAGTTTGAGCAACCGTCCCTATGGCGCAAGGACCATCGCGATCTTGAAATTGAACAGCCGTCCGGCCGCGAACCGTTGCTGGCTGTAATCGGCGATGGCTTTACCTATATTAGGGAACATATTCGAACCTTCATCGAAATGATCCTGCCCCGAAACTGA
- a CDS encoding sugar kinase, with translation MGGFASIGECMIELSGNEGDQWRMGFAGDTLNTAWYMRALMEKSYPVEYVTAFGEDSFSQKQRVFLTSNGIGIAHSPIIDGLHPGLYAITLNGAERSFTYWRSDAAARRLASDREALEKSLTGRDIIYFSGISIAIILPEHRDTFFDVLRKCRAAGSRIAFDPNFRHQLWPDRKVAQEIISEAMRIADIALPTFPDEQALFGDKDAAACADRLAALGVKEIVVKDGTEPALVVSGDESVSVPSVVAQAVDTTGAGDSFNGAYLAARLNGLAPVDAARKAHLVAARVVEIRGALAPMETARAAFAD, from the coding sequence ATGGGCGGATTTGCGTCTATCGGCGAATGCATGATCGAGCTTTCAGGCAATGAAGGCGATCAATGGCGCATGGGTTTTGCGGGTGATACGCTGAACACCGCCTGGTACATGCGGGCACTGATGGAGAAATCCTACCCTGTCGAATATGTGACCGCTTTCGGCGAAGACAGCTTCTCCCAGAAGCAGCGCGTATTCCTGACATCAAATGGAATCGGAATCGCCCATAGCCCCATTATTGACGGGCTTCATCCCGGTCTTTACGCAATCACGCTCAACGGCGCCGAGCGTTCCTTCACCTACTGGCGGAGCGACGCCGCCGCAAGGCGTCTCGCCAGCGACCGCGAAGCCCTGGAAAAAAGCCTGACCGGCCGTGACATCATCTATTTTTCGGGCATTTCAATCGCCATCATCCTGCCCGAGCATCGCGACACGTTTTTCGATGTCTTGCGGAAGTGCCGCGCCGCCGGCTCACGAATCGCATTCGATCCGAATTTCCGCCACCAGCTCTGGCCTGACCGGAAAGTTGCGCAGGAGATCATCAGCGAAGCGATGCGCATTGCGGATATTGCCCTACCCACATTCCCCGATGAACAAGCGCTCTTTGGCGACAAGGATGCCGCCGCCTGTGCAGATCGCCTTGCCGCACTCGGCGTGAAAGAGATCGTCGTCAAGGACGGCACCGAACCGGCTCTGGTCGTCTCCGGCGATGAAAGTGTGTCAGTTCCGTCCGTTGTGGCGCAAGCCGTGGACACCACCGGCGCTGGCGACAGCTTCAACGGTGCCTATCTTGCTGCGCGATTGAACGGGCTTGCTCCGGTGGATGCAGCCCGCAAGGCGCATCTGGTTGCAGCGCGTGTCGTCGAGATACGCGGCGCGCTCGCTCCGATGGAAACCGCACGCGCCGCTTTTGCTGATTGA
- a CDS encoding uracil-DNA glycosylase family protein, with protein MVFMEKLDELSHSIRACRICRDTPQFPPPLPHEPNPVCIVSDTARIAICGQAPGIRVHNTSLPFNDPSGDRLRQWLGVSREEFYDPSRFAIVPMGFCFPGYDKHGGDLPPRRECRQTWHDRVFAAMPQLEFILVVGQYALAYHLPDYRGRNLTETVRNWRYFLETPNPAGRIALPLPHPSWRNSGWLKRNPWFDAEVVPILQAKVRDLIQDDK; from the coding sequence ATAGTATTCATGGAAAAACTGGACGAACTCAGTCACTCGATCCGGGCTTGCCGTATCTGTCGCGACACACCGCAGTTTCCGCCGCCCCTACCGCACGAGCCCAATCCCGTCTGCATCGTCTCGGATACAGCGAGAATTGCCATTTGCGGTCAGGCTCCCGGCATTCGCGTGCATAACACCTCCCTGCCGTTCAACGACCCGTCCGGCGATCGCCTGCGGCAATGGCTCGGCGTCTCACGAGAGGAGTTTTATGATCCGTCACGCTTTGCCATCGTCCCGATGGGCTTCTGCTTTCCCGGCTATGACAAGCATGGCGGTGATCTCCCGCCGCGCCGCGAATGCCGCCAGACCTGGCATGACCGTGTTTTCGCGGCAATGCCGCAGCTGGAATTCATTCTGGTCGTAGGACAATACGCTCTTGCCTATCACCTGCCCGATTATCGGGGCCGCAATCTGACTGAAACCGTCAGGAACTGGCGGTATTTCTTGGAGACACCCAATCCGGCGGGTCGAATCGCCCTGCCCTTGCCGCACCCATCCTGGCGCAACAGCGGCTGGCTCAAGCGAAATCCATGGTTCGATGCTGAAGTTGTGCCCATTCTTCAGGCAAAAGTGCGAGACCTCATCCAAGACGATAAATAA
- a CDS encoding TIGR02281 family clan AA aspartic protease, with protein sequence MGRFFWLIIAAVAIVVLLLMSNNDSGSTLGMDNDVFARAAYLGIWGVVLAAGLLGSGIKLTDFARNMAMWAVIILGLVAGYQYRYELQDVASRVTAGLIPGSPISGRNADGALTVTLAKAANGHFEVNGRVNGERVHFLVDTGASSVVLSQQDAERAGIDTASLNYSVPIMTANGTASAAVINIATLQIGDIERQNVRAMVTKEGLMTGSLLGMNFLQTLGGFTVRGDQLILID encoded by the coding sequence ATGGGGCGCTTTTTCTGGCTCATTATTGCGGCAGTCGCGATTGTTGTCCTGCTGCTGATGTCCAACAATGACAGCGGCTCAACGCTTGGCATGGACAATGACGTGTTTGCCCGCGCAGCCTATCTGGGCATTTGGGGCGTCGTGCTTGCCGCTGGCTTGCTCGGCTCCGGCATCAAGCTGACCGACTTCGCGCGCAATATGGCCATGTGGGCCGTAATTATCCTCGGTCTCGTCGCTGGCTACCAGTATCGTTATGAGCTGCAGGATGTCGCGAGCCGGGTCACGGCCGGGCTAATCCCCGGCAGTCCTATTTCAGGCCGCAATGCCGATGGTGCCCTGACTGTCACGCTTGCAAAGGCTGCAAACGGTCATTTCGAGGTCAACGGGCGCGTAAACGGCGAACGCGTTCACTTTCTGGTCGATACCGGCGCATCTTCGGTCGTCCTGTCCCAACAAGATGCAGAGCGCGCGGGCATAGACACGGCCTCGCTCAACTATTCCGTTCCGATCATGACGGCCAATGGCACGGCAAGTGCAGCAGTCATCAATATTGCTACATTGCAGATTGGCGATATCGAACGCCAGAATGTGCGCGCCATGGTGACGAAGGAAGGCCTGATGACAGGCAGCCTGCTCGGCATGAACTTCCTGCAAACCCTCGGCGGGTTCACTGTCCGCGGCGACCAGCTTATTCTGATTGATTAG
- a CDS encoding DUF1289 domain-containing protein, giving the protein MDTTTIESPCILVCTIDTETGFCLGCARTLDEIARWSSMSAEERMAVWALLADRHEIIVEKRIG; this is encoded by the coding sequence ATGGACACGACAACCATCGAATCCCCGTGCATATTGGTTTGCACGATAGATACGGAAACCGGCTTCTGTCTCGGCTGTGCCCGGACGCTGGATGAAATCGCACGCTGGTCCAGCATGAGTGCAGAAGAGCGAATGGCCGTCTGGGCGCTTCTCGCCGACAGGCATGAGATTATTGTAGAAAAGAGAATTGGCTGA